A stretch of DNA from Gimesia chilikensis:
GCTCGCGCTGATCGTTTTCTGAAATCCCGCGCTGGGTAGTCATTGACCCTGAGAGCAACTGGAAAATTTCGGTAAACATCAGCATCATCAGCAGAACGAGGGCGACTGAAACCAGCATTTCGACCAGCGTAAAACCGGTACGAACGCTGTCGATTTCAGCGCTGCGATTTGAAAGGCCCTGTTGTCTGCTGTGAATTCTGTTCATAAATAACTTCGCTTTATAGTTGTTTACTGCCTGTCGTTTTTGCTTTTTGAAGACTAACGAGTTTTATTTCCCAATGGGTAAACTTGAACAACATTAGGCATGATAATCAGCCCTGCTGTTGGCGTTCCGTCAGCTGTGGGATTGATCGACTGTAAGATAGGTTGATCCAAAGTAATCTCCGCAGTGACCGCGGTTTCATTTTCGATTTTCTGAATACGGTACCAGTGAGCATTGATAACGTCGAAGACATACCCCCCCTTTTTCAAGAGCGGCTTTTCGACACTTGTGTTGTAGCGGAGACGAAACCTACGACGCCGGTAATCATCAGACCCTGGCCAACCGGCTTCTCCTTCTTTTTCGTCAGTCGCACCTCCATCGTCTTTATCACCGTCGTCATCTACACCAGCAAATCCCCAGCCCATGTCGTCACCGGGTAACCACTCGGCAACGAAGTTTTCGGTCTGGTGAATGGCTTCATATTCTGGAGTGAAATTACGACGAAAAAAGACAACCACGTCGACAGCAGCAATATCAGTGGCGATCGACCGACGGACAGTCAGCAGGTATGTATATCGCTGCTCCAGAATCTCAAAGCGTATTTTGGAAATCCCATTGTAGAGTCCATTGTCCGGCAGCGGTGTCCCCAGGCTGACTTCACCTGTGGTCGCGTTAATACTTGATCCGGAAACGGCACGAACCTGCATCTGTTTACCAGTGGTGTCGTAAATGATCAGGCGTCCGTTGCCAACCGTGCTATTCAGAAGAGTCTGTAGCTCTGTTAGTGACAGAATCCCGGAAGGATTCGCGCCGGACAGAATATCGTTTGCATCAATAGAGATTGTATCCAGGGCAGTATTAATTCCTGTCGGTACGCCCTCAAAGAGTAAGGTCCAGCTATCCGAAAGTGAAAAATAATTGATGAGTGGCAACTGGGTCGTCAGACCAGCATCAAACCGACGCACAAACATGGCGGGGTTATTGGAACCATCGTTACCGAAATTATCTTCCAGACCTGTACCATCGAGATTCGCATAATATGCGCCCCAGGGATCGACTACATACTTGCGGTTAGCCCGCTGATGTCTTACGTGTCCATTAGCTTCTAATGTTCCATCCGGATCAAAAAGCAGCCGCTGAGGGAGTGAATCGATCAGAGCTTCCGCATTGTAGCGGAGCACAGTTGAATTCGTGAGTTGAGTGGCCTGAACCCCACGCAAAATCGAAATGGGAAACAATGACGCCAGCGAAACAACGCCGATGCTCATGATCATCACGGACATCAGCACCTCCATCAGAGTCACACCCTGACGTCCAGGTTTGCTGCTGGTTTTCATGTACAATTTGCCGGTATTGAAACGAAGCTTTTTCATTTGGCTGTCTCCCCGGTCTCAGCATATTTAAACACATCAGGTGCCCCTCCAGAAGAAACCGATCCTGAGCCGGCATAAAAGAGCGGGTAGGCGCTGATATTTCCAGTGCGGGTAAAGATTGATAGTAGCGAAGGAGTCGTATTCAACTCGACCTTCCAAGTTACACCGCCATCAGTGGCGAAAGTAGTTCCTTCGGCACGCGCAGTGCCATCAAGAAAGACGCTGGAGATACTGCCACTTGTTCCCCCCTGCGTGCAGGTATAGACACGGTCGTAAGGTCTGAAATTAAAATCAGAACTTTGAGGAGACCGGGGAATTACCCTGGCTGGTACCAGAACATGATCCCCTTCATAGTATTCCGTCGTACTCCTCCAGGTAGATTGCACATTTTCGATGGCGTCAATCACAAAATGGATTTTACCCCCACCTGCCTCACTGCCAGTAACAGAGCCACGTGGAGAGAACATTAAATCCAACTGGCTGGAATAGAGGCGATGATCATCGCTACCAGCCCAGAGGTATTCATTGAGGTCGTCATTGCCACCGGAACCATCATCATTAACACCAGCCACACCAGGCTGACCATCATCACCGAAGGACCGTCCTGTTATCCGCCAACTGGCTGGCAAATAGGAGCGATCGAGATCAATACATGTGTTGTTGGGCAGCAGGGTAGGCTCCTCACCTGAAAGTACCACAGGAGGTAATTCCAGAAGGTAGGTAGACGGCCCACTGCCTGGTGCAAACGCAACCTGTTGATCAGGATCAGAAGTTCCTGGATCACGATAGGGGGTCGACAGCCGTAGTATTTCGTCCGTCCTCCAATTGTATTCGTTCGGCAATGGAGAGTTGGGATTTGCTGGTTCAGGTTCTGAAATTGGTGAATTATTGAGATCGATTGTATACCAGGAACCACTGGCATCACCGGGGATCTTGATGCGGGCTCCATCCTTGAGTTGTTTGCGTAGATATAGAAATCGCCAGTCAGTCCCGTTACCACGTACGTGCAGGATTGTATCCGGGGTGGAGTTTCCAGTTGTGTCTATACGTTCCAGGCGGATGACGCCCTGAATCCAGTCGGGGCTGGAGGCGATATAGACCATGCTGGTAACGATTGTGGGATCGTTCGGATCAATCAGGAAACGGACTCCCCGCGGCTCCTTAGCATAGATGGCCCGGTCACGGGCACCAGCCAGGTAAGACTGCACCTGGCGTGAGGCACTGCGTGTCACATCACTGGAGAGCGCGAGATTAATCGAAGAGACGGTCATCACGACGAGAATTGCCAGGATTGAAATCACGACCAGTAACTCGACCAGCGTAAAGCCAGTGCGGCGTTTCATCGTGAATCGCTGCGGTAACTGATTGTCCTTATGAAAGGCGTACATAGACGTTACCTGCCTCCGGCTCGTTGATTGTGATTGGTGATGTTATCAAAAATCCCT
This window harbors:
- a CDS encoding Tfp pilus assembly protein FimT/FimU; protein product: MYAFHKDNQLPQRFTMKRRTGFTLVELLVVISILAILVVMTVSSINLALSSDVTRSASRQVQSYLAGARDRAIYAKEPRGVRFLIDPNDPTIVTSMVYIASSPDWIQGVIRLERIDTTGNSTPDTILHVRGNGTDWRFLYLRKQLKDGARIKIPGDASGSWYTIDLNNSPISEPEPANPNSPLPNEYNWRTDEILRLSTPYRDPGTSDPDQQVAFAPGSGPSTYLLELPPVVLSGEEPTLLPNNTCIDLDRSYLPASWRITGRSFGDDGQPGVAGVNDDGSGGNDDLNEYLWAGSDDHRLYSSQLDLMFSPRGSVTGSEAGGGKIHFVIDAIENVQSTWRSTTEYYEGDHVLVPARVIPRSPQSSDFNFRPYDRVYTCTQGGTSGSISSVFLDGTARAEGTTFATDGGVTWKVELNTTPSLLSIFTRTGNISAYPLFYAGSGSVSSGGAPDVFKYAETGETAK